In Symphalangus syndactylus isolate Jambi chromosome 14, NHGRI_mSymSyn1-v2.1_pri, whole genome shotgun sequence, one DNA window encodes the following:
- the DECR2 gene encoding peroxisomal 2,4-dienoyl-CoA reductase [(3E)-enoyl-CoA-producing] isoform X2: protein MAQPPPDVEGDDCLPAYRHLFCPDLLRDKVAFITGGGSGIGFRIAEIFMRHGCHTVIASRSLPRVLTAARKLAGATGRHCLPLSMDVRAPPDVMAAVDQALKEFGRIDILINCAAGNFLCPAGALSFNAFKTVMDIDTSGTFNVSRVLYEKFFRDHGGVIVNITATLGNRGQALQVHAGSAKAAVDAMTRHLAVEWGPQNIRVNSLAPGPISGTEGLRRLGGPQASLSTKVTASPLQRLGNKTEIAHSVLYLASPLASYVTGAVLVADGGAWLTFPNDVKGLADFASFSAKL from the exons ATGGCCCAGCCGCCGCCCGACGTGGAGGGGGACGACTGTCTCCCCGCGTACCGCCACCTCTTCTGCCCGGACCTGCTGCG ggACAAAGTGGCCTTCATCACAGGTGGCGGTTCTGGGATTGGGTTCCGGATTGCTGAGATTTTCATGCG GCACGGTTGCCATACGGTGATTGCCAGTAGGAGCCTGCCGCGAGTGCTGACG GCCGCCAGGAAGCTGGCTGGGGCCACCGGCCggcactgcctccctctctctatGGACGTCCGAGCGCCCCCAGATGTCATGGCCGCCGTGGACCAGGCTCTGAAGGAGTTTGGCAGAATCGACATTCTCATTAACT GTGCGGCTGGGAACTTCCTGTGCCCCGCTGGCGCCTTGTCCTTCAACGCCTTCAAGACCGTGATGGACATCGACACCAGTGGCACCTTCAACGTGTCTCGTGTGCTCTATGAGAAGTTCTTCCGG GACCATGGAGGGGTGATCGTGAACATCACTGCCACCCTGGGGAACCGGGGGCAGGCGCTCCAGGTGCATGCCGGCTCCGCCAAGGCTGCTGTGG ACGCGATGACGCGGCACTTGGCTGTGGAGTGGGGTCCCCAAAATATCCGCGTCAACAGCCTCGCCCCTGGCCCCATCAGTGGCACGGAGGGGCTCCGGCGACTGG GTGGCCCTCAGGCCAGCCTGAGCACCAAGGTCACTGCCAGCCCGCTGCAGAGGCTGGGGAACAAGACTGAGATCGCACACAGCGTGCTCTACCTGGCTAGCCCTCTGGCTTCCTACGTGACGGGGGCCGTGCTGGTGGCCGATGGCGGGGCATGGTTGACGTTCCCAAACGATGTCAAAGGGCTGGCAGATTTCGCATCCTTCTCTGCTAAGCTCTAG
- the DECR2 gene encoding peroxisomal 2,4-dienoyl-CoA reductase [(3E)-enoyl-CoA-producing] isoform X1: MAQPPPDVEGDDCLPAYRHLFCPDLLRDKVAFITGGGSGIGFRIAEIFMRHGCHTVIASRSLPRVLTAARKLAGATGRHCLPLSMDVRAPPDVMAAVDQALKEFGRIDILINCAAGNFLCPAGALSFNAFKTVMDIDTSGTFNVSRVLYEKFFRDHGGVIVNITATLGNRGQALQVHAGSAKAAVDAMTRHLAVEWGPQNIRVNSLAPGPISGTEGLRRLGKALREPRPPTDPALGHRVPMEASRTLAGGGPQASLSTKVTASPLQRLGNKTEIAHSVLYLASPLASYVTGAVLVADGGAWLTFPNDVKGLADFASFSAKL, translated from the exons ATGGCCCAGCCGCCGCCCGACGTGGAGGGGGACGACTGTCTCCCCGCGTACCGCCACCTCTTCTGCCCGGACCTGCTGCG ggACAAAGTGGCCTTCATCACAGGTGGCGGTTCTGGGATTGGGTTCCGGATTGCTGAGATTTTCATGCG GCACGGTTGCCATACGGTGATTGCCAGTAGGAGCCTGCCGCGAGTGCTGACG GCCGCCAGGAAGCTGGCTGGGGCCACCGGCCggcactgcctccctctctctatGGACGTCCGAGCGCCCCCAGATGTCATGGCCGCCGTGGACCAGGCTCTGAAGGAGTTTGGCAGAATCGACATTCTCATTAACT GTGCGGCTGGGAACTTCCTGTGCCCCGCTGGCGCCTTGTCCTTCAACGCCTTCAAGACCGTGATGGACATCGACACCAGTGGCACCTTCAACGTGTCTCGTGTGCTCTATGAGAAGTTCTTCCGG GACCATGGAGGGGTGATCGTGAACATCACTGCCACCCTGGGGAACCGGGGGCAGGCGCTCCAGGTGCATGCCGGCTCCGCCAAGGCTGCTGTGG ACGCGATGACGCGGCACTTGGCTGTGGAGTGGGGTCCCCAAAATATCCGCGTCAACAGCCTCGCCCCTGGCCCCATCAGTGGCACGGAGGGGCTCCGGCGACTGGGTAAGGCTCTCAGGGAGCCCAGGCCTCCCACAGATCCTGCCCTGGGGCACAGGGTGCCCATGGAAGCTTCCAGAACTTTGGCAGGGG GTGGCCCTCAGGCCAGCCTGAGCACCAAGGTCACTGCCAGCCCGCTGCAGAGGCTGGGGAACAAGACTGAGATCGCACACAGCGTGCTCTACCTGGCTAGCCCTCTGGCTTCCTACGTGACGGGGGCCGTGCTGGTGGCCGATGGCGGGGCATGGTTGACGTTCCCAAACGATGTCAAAGGGCTGGCAGATTTCGCATCCTTCTCTGCTAAGCTCTAG
- the DECR2 gene encoding peroxisomal 2,4-dienoyl-CoA reductase [(3E)-enoyl-CoA-producing] isoform X3, which translates to MDVRAPPDVMAAVDQALKEFGRIDILINCAAGNFLCPAGALSFNAFKTVMDIDTSGTFNVSRVLYEKFFRDHGGVIVNITATLGNRGQALQVHAGSAKAAVDAMTRHLAVEWGPQNIRVNSLAPGPISGTEGLRRLGKALREPRPPTDPALGHRVPMEASRTLAGGGPQASLSTKVTASPLQRLGNKTEIAHSVLYLASPLASYVTGAVLVADGGAWLTFPNDVKGLADFASFSAKL; encoded by the exons atGGACGTCCGAGCGCCCCCAGATGTCATGGCCGCCGTGGACCAGGCTCTGAAGGAGTTTGGCAGAATCGACATTCTCATTAACT GTGCGGCTGGGAACTTCCTGTGCCCCGCTGGCGCCTTGTCCTTCAACGCCTTCAAGACCGTGATGGACATCGACACCAGTGGCACCTTCAACGTGTCTCGTGTGCTCTATGAGAAGTTCTTCCGG GACCATGGAGGGGTGATCGTGAACATCACTGCCACCCTGGGGAACCGGGGGCAGGCGCTCCAGGTGCATGCCGGCTCCGCCAAGGCTGCTGTGG ACGCGATGACGCGGCACTTGGCTGTGGAGTGGGGTCCCCAAAATATCCGCGTCAACAGCCTCGCCCCTGGCCCCATCAGTGGCACGGAGGGGCTCCGGCGACTGGGTAAGGCTCTCAGGGAGCCCAGGCCTCCCACAGATCCTGCCCTGGGGCACAGGGTGCCCATGGAAGCTTCCAGAACTTTGGCAGGGG GTGGCCCTCAGGCCAGCCTGAGCACCAAGGTCACTGCCAGCCCGCTGCAGAGGCTGGGGAACAAGACTGAGATCGCACACAGCGTGCTCTACCTGGCTAGCCCTCTGGCTTCCTACGTGACGGGGGCCGTGCTGGTGGCCGATGGCGGGGCATGGTTGACGTTCCCAAACGATGTCAAAGGGCTGGCAGATTTCGCATCCTTCTCTGCTAAGCTCTAG
- the NME4 gene encoding nucleoside diphosphate kinase, mitochondrial isoform X2 has protein sequence MGGLFWRSALRGLRCGPRAPGPILLVRHSSGGPSWTQERTLVAVKPDGVQRRLVGDVIQRFERRGFTLVGMKMLQAPESVLAEHYQDLQRKPFYPALIRYMSSGPVVAMVWEGYNVVRASRAMIGHTDSAEAAPGTIRGDFSVHISRNVIHASDSVEGAQREIQLWFQSSELPRGV, from the exons ATGGGCGGCCTCTTCTGGCGCTCCGCGCTGCGGGGGCTGCGCTGCGGCCCGCGGGCCCCGGGCCCGATCCTGCTCGTGCGCCACAGCTCGG GAGGGCCCTCCTGGACCCAGGAGCGTACCCTGGTGGCGGTGAAGCCAGATGGCGTGCAACGGCGGCTCGTTGGGGACGTGatccagcgctttgagaggcggGGCTTCACACTGGTGGGGATGAAGATGCTGCAG GCACCAGAGAGCGTCCTTGCCGAGCACTACCAGGACCTGCAGAGGAAGCCCTTCTACCCTGCCCTCATCCGCTACATGAGCTCTGGGCCTGTGGTGGCCATG GTCTGGGAAGGGTACAATGTCGTCCGCGCCTCGAGGGCCATGATTGGACACACCGACTCGGCTGAGGCTGCCCCAGGAACCATAAGGGGTGACTTCAGCGTCCACATCAGCAG GAACGTCATCCACGCCAGCGACTCCGTGGAGGGGGCCCAGCGGGAGATCCAGCTGTGGTTCCAGAGCAGTGAGCTG cccagagGAGTTTGA
- the NME4 gene encoding nucleoside diphosphate kinase, mitochondrial isoform X3 — protein MGGLFWRSALRGLRCGPRAPGPILLVRHSSGGPSWTQERTLVAVKPDGVQRRLVGDVIQRFERRGFTLVGMKMLQVWEGYNVVRASRAMIGHTDSAEAAPGTIRGDFSVHISRNVIHASDSVEGAQREIQLWFQSSELVSWADGGQHSSIHPA, from the exons ATGGGCGGCCTCTTCTGGCGCTCCGCGCTGCGGGGGCTGCGCTGCGGCCCGCGGGCCCCGGGCCCGATCCTGCTCGTGCGCCACAGCTCGG GAGGGCCCTCCTGGACCCAGGAGCGTACCCTGGTGGCGGTGAAGCCAGATGGCGTGCAACGGCGGCTCGTTGGGGACGTGatccagcgctttgagaggcggGGCTTCACACTGGTGGGGATGAAGATGCTGCAG GTCTGGGAAGGGTACAATGTCGTCCGCGCCTCGAGGGCCATGATTGGACACACCGACTCGGCTGAGGCTGCCCCAGGAACCATAAGGGGTGACTTCAGCGTCCACATCAGCAG GAACGTCATCCACGCCAGCGACTCCGTGGAGGGGGCCCAGCGGGAGATCCAGCTGTGGTTCCAGAGCAGTGAGCTGGTGAGCTGGGCAGACGGGGGCCAGCATAGCAGCATCCACCCAGCCTGA
- the NME4 gene encoding nucleoside diphosphate kinase, mitochondrial isoform X1 — MGGLFWRSALRGLRCGPRAPGPILLVRHSSGGPSWTQERTLVAVKPDGVQRRLVGDVIQRFERRGFTLVGMKMLQAPESVLAEHYQDLQRKPFYPALIRYMSSGPVVAMVWEGYNVVRASRAMIGHTDSAEAAPGTIRGDFSVHISRNVIHASDSVEGAQREIQLWFQSSELVSWADGGQHSSIHPA; from the exons ATGGGCGGCCTCTTCTGGCGCTCCGCGCTGCGGGGGCTGCGCTGCGGCCCGCGGGCCCCGGGCCCGATCCTGCTCGTGCGCCACAGCTCGG GAGGGCCCTCCTGGACCCAGGAGCGTACCCTGGTGGCGGTGAAGCCAGATGGCGTGCAACGGCGGCTCGTTGGGGACGTGatccagcgctttgagaggcggGGCTTCACACTGGTGGGGATGAAGATGCTGCAG GCACCAGAGAGCGTCCTTGCCGAGCACTACCAGGACCTGCAGAGGAAGCCCTTCTACCCTGCCCTCATCCGCTACATGAGCTCTGGGCCTGTGGTGGCCATG GTCTGGGAAGGGTACAATGTCGTCCGCGCCTCGAGGGCCATGATTGGACACACCGACTCGGCTGAGGCTGCCCCAGGAACCATAAGGGGTGACTTCAGCGTCCACATCAGCAG GAACGTCATCCACGCCAGCGACTCCGTGGAGGGGGCCCAGCGGGAGATCCAGCTGTGGTTCCAGAGCAGTGAGCTGGTGAGCTGGGCAGACGGGGGCCAGCATAGCAGCATCCACCCAGCCTGA
- the NME4 gene encoding nucleoside diphosphate kinase, mitochondrial isoform X4 — translation MKMLQAPESVLAEHYQDLQRKPFYPALIRYMSSGPVVAMVWEGYNVVRASRAMIGHTDSAEAAPGTIRGDFSVHISRNVIHASDSVEGAQREIQLWFQSSELVSWADGGQHSSIHPA, via the exons ATGAAGATGCTGCAG GCACCAGAGAGCGTCCTTGCCGAGCACTACCAGGACCTGCAGAGGAAGCCCTTCTACCCTGCCCTCATCCGCTACATGAGCTCTGGGCCTGTGGTGGCCATG GTCTGGGAAGGGTACAATGTCGTCCGCGCCTCGAGGGCCATGATTGGACACACCGACTCGGCTGAGGCTGCCCCAGGAACCATAAGGGGTGACTTCAGCGTCCACATCAGCAG GAACGTCATCCACGCCAGCGACTCCGTGGAGGGGGCCCAGCGGGAGATCCAGCTGTGGTTCCAGAGCAGTGAGCTGGTGAGCTGGGCAGACGGGGGCCAGCATAGCAGCATCCACCCAGCCTGA